Proteins co-encoded in one Armatimonadota bacterium genomic window:
- a CDS encoding aldehyde dehydrogenase family protein, whose product MSPVALLGEVPSDRLFIGGRWEESRSGRTLPTYNPATGEVLAHVPVADEADVDRAVAAAEATVPGWAQTPPAERAARLRALAAVLRQHREALARLDAVNSGNVISGMRRDVDWAADSLDYFAGLLPELKGETYPAPPGEFAFTVREPFGVVAKINPYNHPLRFAAEKLAAPLAAGNTVIVKPPEQAPLSSLVLGRLVQDLFPPGVVNIVPGDGPTTGAALVRHPRVRRIALIGSVEAGRAVMRAAADGLKVVTLELGGKNPLVLFPDVAPEEAAEAAVAAMNLNRAGQSCSSTSRVFVHRDLHDAFLEALVARLRALRLGPPEADESQVGCLVSREQYEKVLGYIEAGRREGARCVYGGGPPDDPVLRRGFFVVPTVFDGVRPEMRIAQEEIFGPVMAVLTWTDEDEMVRQANGVIYGLSAAIYTHDHARALRVARRLEAGYVWVNIPGGHALGVPYGGVKQSGIGREECLEELLSYTQVKSIRMRLDR is encoded by the coding sequence GTGAGCCCCGTCGCGTTGCTGGGGGAGGTCCCCTCGGACCGGCTCTTCATCGGCGGCCGGTGGGAGGAGAGCCGCTCCGGGCGCACGCTGCCCACCTACAATCCCGCCACGGGCGAGGTGCTGGCCCACGTGCCCGTCGCCGACGAGGCCGACGTCGACCGGGCGGTGGCCGCGGCCGAAGCGACCGTGCCCGGCTGGGCCCAGACGCCGCCTGCGGAGCGCGCCGCGCGCCTGCGGGCCCTGGCCGCGGTCCTGCGCCAGCACCGCGAGGCCCTGGCGCGTCTGGATGCCGTCAACTCCGGCAACGTGATCTCCGGCATGCGGCGCGACGTCGACTGGGCGGCCGACTCCCTCGACTACTTCGCCGGCCTGCTCCCGGAACTCAAGGGCGAGACCTACCCTGCCCCGCCCGGCGAGTTCGCGTTCACGGTGCGCGAGCCGTTCGGCGTCGTGGCCAAGATCAACCCCTACAACCACCCCCTGCGCTTCGCGGCCGAGAAGCTGGCCGCGCCGCTGGCTGCGGGCAACACCGTGATCGTCAAGCCCCCCGAGCAGGCACCGCTCTCCTCCCTGGTCCTGGGCCGCCTGGTGCAGGACCTCTTCCCCCCGGGGGTGGTGAACATCGTCCCGGGCGACGGCCCGACCACAGGCGCGGCGCTGGTGCGCCATCCGCGCGTGCGGCGGATAGCGCTCATCGGCTCGGTGGAGGCCGGCCGGGCGGTGATGCGGGCAGCCGCCGACGGCCTCAAGGTGGTGACCCTGGAACTGGGCGGCAAGAACCCGCTGGTCCTCTTCCCCGACGTCGCTCCTGAGGAGGCCGCCGAGGCGGCGGTGGCCGCCATGAACCTCAACCGCGCCGGCCAGTCGTGCAGCAGCACCTCGCGCGTCTTCGTGCACCGCGACTTGCACGACGCCTTCCTGGAGGCCCTGGTGGCGCGGCTGCGCGCCCTGCGCCTGGGCCCGCCCGAGGCCGACGAGAGCCAGGTCGGCTGCCTGGTGTCCCGCGAGCAGTACGAGAAGGTGCTGGGCTACATCGAGGCCGGGCGCCGCGAGGGCGCGCGGTGCGTCTACGGCGGCGGACCGCCCGACGACCCGGTGTTGCGCCGCGGGTTCTTCGTCGTCCCCACGGTCTTCGACGGCGTGCGGCCCGAGATGCGCATCGCCCAGGAGGAGATCTTCGGCCCCGTGATGGCCGTGCTCACCTGGACCGACGAGGACGAGATGGTCCGCCAGGCGAACGGGGTGATCTACGGGCTGAGCGCGGCCATCTACACGCACGACCACGCCCGGGCCCTGCGGGTCGCCCGGCGCCTCGAGGCCGGGTACGTCTGGGTGAACATCCCCGGCGGACACGCGCTGGGGGTCCCCTACGGGGGGGTCAAGCAGAGCGGCATCGGCCGGGAGGAGTGCCTGGAGGAGCTGCTGAGCTACACCCAGGTCAAGAGCATCCGGATGCGCCTGGACCGGTAG
- a CDS encoding citryl-CoA lyase, with product MESAGTAARREPFHWRTAISYKTRDRVVIRGYNVNDLTGRVSFAEMAYLVWRGELPPESHARMLDAILVNQCEHAFSPSSAACRFVTSGGVPLHVGVAGGLLALGSLHGTADRPAALFKEALARMEREGLTLEETARRVAGEARREGRRLPGYHHAQHIVDPRTARLLELADVYGVAGRHVAMARAIEAATEEFWGRRIYLNGPGAVGAICMDMGFDLDLIKGVYLLSRIVGLIAHTYEEMHRERGWRASTNAPIVQPLDLELQKPEFYDGPPERTLPPERTPVPAPGAGDGSGTAR from the coding sequence ATGGAGTCCGCAGGAACCGCCGCGCGCCGGGAGCCGTTCCACTGGCGCACGGCCATCTCGTACAAGACCCGCGACCGGGTTGTGATTCGCGGGTACAACGTCAACGACCTGACGGGCCGGGTCTCGTTCGCCGAGATGGCCTACCTGGTCTGGCGCGGCGAGCTGCCCCCGGAGTCCCACGCGCGGATGCTGGACGCCATCCTGGTGAATCAGTGCGAGCACGCGTTCTCACCGTCGTCGGCCGCGTGTCGCTTCGTCACCTCGGGCGGCGTGCCCCTGCACGTGGGCGTGGCCGGCGGGCTGCTCGCTCTGGGCTCGTTGCACGGCACGGCCGACCGGCCGGCCGCGCTGTTCAAGGAGGCGCTGGCGCGCATGGAGCGCGAGGGGCTCACCCTGGAGGAGACCGCGCGCCGTGTCGCCGGCGAGGCGCGGCGCGAGGGGCGGCGGCTGCCCGGCTACCACCACGCGCAGCACATCGTCGACCCGCGGACCGCGCGCCTGCTGGAGCTCGCCGACGTCTATGGGGTCGCGGGGCGCCACGTGGCCATGGCCCGCGCCATCGAGGCGGCCACCGAGGAGTTCTGGGGCCGGCGCATCTACCTCAACGGCCCCGGCGCCGTGGGCGCCATCTGCATGGACATGGGCTTCGACCTGGACCTGATCAAGGGGGTCTACCTGCTGTCGCGCATCGTCGGGCTGATCGCCCACACCTACGAGGAGATGCACCGCGAGCGCGGGTGGCGCGCCTCGACCAACGCGCCCATCGTGCAACCGCTGGACCTGGAGTTGCAGAAGCCGGAGTTCTACGACGGGCCACCGGAGCGGACGTTGCCGCCCGAGCGCACGCCGGTGCCCGCACCCGGTGCGGGAGACGGGAGCGGGACCGCCAGGTGA
- a CDS encoding CoA-transferase, translated as MHEAAAQAPTPAFTRQELMVIEAARRLHDGQVVFVGTGLPLLATALAQRRHAPNIVMVIESGVIAPLVRPTPISVSDPKVMARAMRLGTLREVLGGLLQRGLIDVGFLGGAQIDRHANINSTQIGPPGALRRRLPGSGGANDMASHCRRLLVITHHEPRRFPERCDYVTSPGFLDGPGGRQRAGLPADFAVTVVTDLAVLEADPSTCTLRLTGLMPGVDVATVWAHTGFRPEVAPDLQEVAPPAADDLTVLREELDPQRVYLKADEPAAARR; from the coding sequence GTGCACGAAGCTGCCGCGCAGGCCCCAACCCCGGCGTTCACCCGGCAGGAACTCATGGTGATCGAGGCGGCCCGCCGGCTGCACGACGGCCAGGTCGTCTTCGTCGGCACGGGGTTGCCGCTGCTGGCCACGGCGCTGGCCCAACGCCGACACGCGCCCAACATCGTCATGGTCATCGAGAGCGGCGTCATCGCGCCGCTCGTCCGGCCCACGCCGATCTCCGTGTCCGACCCCAAGGTCATGGCGCGCGCCATGCGGCTGGGCACCCTGCGCGAGGTGCTGGGTGGTCTGCTCCAGCGAGGGCTGATCGACGTGGGCTTCCTGGGCGGCGCCCAGATCGACCGCCACGCCAACATCAACTCAACGCAGATCGGCCCACCGGGGGCGCTGCGCCGCCGGTTGCCCGGCAGCGGCGGCGCCAACGACATGGCCAGCCACTGCCGCCGGCTGCTGGTCATCACCCACCACGAGCCCCGGCGGTTTCCCGAACGCTGCGACTACGTCACGAGCCCCGGCTTCCTCGACGGGCCGGGGGGGCGGCAGCGGGCCGGGCTGCCCGCCGACTTCGCGGTCACGGTGGTGACCGACCTCGCCGTGCTGGAGGCCGACCCGTCGACGTGCACGCTGCGCCTGACCGGCCTGATGCCCGGCGTCGACGTGGCGACGGTGTGGGCGCACACCGGGTTCCGCCCCGAGGTCGCCCCCGACCTCCAGGAGGTCGCGCCACCGGCAGCCGACGACCTCACGGTGCTGCGCGAGGAGCTCGACCCCCAGCGGGTGTACCTGAAGGCCGACGAGCCCGCGGCCGCAAGGAGGTAG
- a CDS encoding CoA-transferase, whose protein sequence is MALRSAARPAPKVMTAAEAVARFVRPGSVLGMGGQNIGRCPQALTFEIIRQRIGDLTVVGCNLSLGMDQLVGAGLVRRTASGSGNLERFGVTYCWRRGIEDGTLVHEDYSHLAMVSRFLAGEMGVPFMPTRSLLGSDMLADAPVLSWGARATGGAHDAAAAQRASPPKAVVVDNPWAPGEPVVLVPALQPDVSIVHVQRADPLGNVVIEGFATHEPEMLRASQTVIVSCEELVPTDAIRAAPERTTVPFLYVDAVVVAPFGAYPTSVYGYYDYDAAEVARYQEAARSGPAAVAAYLQEAVWDCATFDDYLARCAGPARLEALRAAMREVL, encoded by the coding sequence GTGGCCCTGCGCAGTGCGGCGCGTCCTGCGCCCAAGGTCATGACGGCAGCCGAGGCGGTCGCGCGCTTCGTGCGGCCGGGGAGCGTCCTGGGCATGGGCGGGCAGAACATCGGCCGCTGCCCGCAGGCGCTCACCTTCGAGATCATCCGCCAGAGGATCGGCGACCTCACCGTCGTGGGCTGCAACCTCTCCCTGGGCATGGACCAGCTGGTCGGCGCAGGGCTGGTCCGGCGCACCGCATCGGGGTCGGGCAACCTGGAGCGGTTCGGGGTCACGTACTGCTGGCGCCGGGGCATCGAGGACGGCACCCTCGTCCACGAGGACTACAGCCACCTGGCCATGGTCAGCCGCTTCCTGGCCGGTGAGATGGGCGTGCCCTTCATGCCCACCCGCAGCCTGCTGGGCTCCGACATGCTGGCGGACGCGCCCGTGCTGTCGTGGGGCGCGCGGGCCACAGGCGGCGCGCACGACGCCGCGGCCGCGCAGCGCGCTTCCCCACCCAAGGCCGTGGTGGTCGACAACCCCTGGGCGCCGGGCGAGCCCGTGGTCCTGGTGCCGGCCCTGCAACCGGACGTGTCCATCGTGCACGTCCAGCGCGCCGACCCCCTGGGCAACGTCGTCATCGAGGGCTTCGCCACCCACGAGCCGGAGATGTTGCGCGCCTCGCAGACGGTCATCGTCTCGTGCGAGGAGCTGGTCCCCACCGACGCGATCCGGGCGGCGCCGGAACGGACCACGGTGCCGTTCCTGTACGTCGACGCCGTGGTGGTGGCGCCCTTTGGCGCCTACCCCACGTCGGTCTACGGGTACTACGACTACGATGCGGCGGAGGTGGCCCGCTACCAGGAAGCGGCCCGCAGCGGGCCGGCGGCGGTCGCCGCGTACCTGCAGGAGGCGGTGTGGGACTGCGCGACGTTCGACGACTACCTGGCCAGATGCGCAGGGCCCGCGCGTCTGGAGGCGCTGCGGGCGGCCATGCGGGAGGTGCTCTAG
- a CDS encoding LysR family transcriptional regulator, producing the protein MAHALAPDPRPPLPLGPLRAFHHVVVHQAVHRAARALGVTQPAVTQQLRRLEQATGVVLFERDGRRLVLTEAGRTLAGYAQRIFDLVEAAQDALAGERALRTGVLRVGASRTAGAYYVANLLDRFKQRHPGVKVSLTVANSEIVLDRIKDFSLHVGLVAGRPDDPALVTRPLVRDRMLVVLPPGHPLAQRARVSVRDLRGWPLVLREPGSTSRRLIEEAAAAHGVVVDVAMELESNEAIKSAVADGIGVAIMAQAAVAQDLASGRLVGRPLREPLVLDFALVYHRDRMLAPVLAAFLAMVPASVRRAPRQQQRKTRAGAGTKGPA; encoded by the coding sequence ATGGCCCACGCCCTCGCGCCAGACCCACGCCCGCCCCTGCCGCTGGGGCCGCTGCGGGCGTTCCACCACGTGGTCGTCCACCAGGCCGTGCACCGGGCGGCGCGCGCCCTGGGCGTCACGCAGCCCGCGGTCACCCAGCAGCTGCGCAGGCTGGAGCAGGCCACCGGGGTCGTCCTCTTCGAGCGCGACGGTCGCCGGTTGGTGCTCACCGAGGCGGGCCGGACGCTGGCCGGCTACGCCCAGCGCATCTTCGACCTGGTGGAGGCCGCGCAGGACGCCCTGGCCGGTGAGCGGGCGCTGCGCACCGGCGTCCTGCGCGTGGGCGCGAGCCGCACGGCCGGCGCGTACTACGTCGCCAACCTGCTCGACCGGTTCAAGCAGCGCCACCCCGGCGTGAAGGTCAGCCTGACCGTGGCCAACTCCGAGATCGTCCTGGACCGGATCAAGGACTTCTCGCTCCACGTGGGGCTCGTGGCCGGTCGACCCGACGACCCGGCGCTCGTGACGCGGCCGCTGGTCCGGGACCGCATGCTGGTGGTCCTCCCGCCGGGCCACCCGCTGGCGCAGCGGGCGCGCGTCTCCGTCCGCGATCTGCGCGGCTGGCCGCTGGTCCTGCGCGAGCCGGGGTCCACCAGCCGACGCCTCATCGAGGAGGCCGCAGCAGCCCACGGGGTCGTGGTCGACGTCGCCATGGAGCTGGAGAGCAACGAGGCCATCAAGAGCGCGGTGGCCGACGGCATCGGCGTGGCCATCATGGCCCAGGCCGCGGTGGCCCAGGACCTGGCCAGCGGACGCCTGGTGGGCCGGCCGCTGCGCGAGCCGCTGGTGTTGGACTTCGCGCTGGTCTACCACCGCGACCGGATGCTGGCCCCGGTGCTGGCCGCGTTCCTGGCAATGGTTCCGGCGTCGGTGCGCCGGGCCCCACGCCAGCAGCAGAGGAAGACCCGCGCCGGGGCAGGAACCAAGGGGCCGGCGTGA